The Pogona vitticeps strain Pit_001003342236 chromosome 3, PviZW2.1, whole genome shotgun sequence genome includes a window with the following:
- the LOC140701279 gene encoding hemoglobin subunit beta-2 produces the protein MVHWTAEEKQLITNIWSKVDLGVVGGEALACMLVTYPWTQRFFTEFGNLSSAQAILGNPRVKAHGKKVLTSFGEAVKNLDNVKETFAKLSELHCDKLHVDPENFKLLGNIIVIVLAGHFGKEFTPACHGSFQKLTAVVAHALSRRYH, from the exons ATGGTGCACTGGACCGCCGAAGAGAAGCAGCTGATCACCAACATCTGGTCCAAAGTGGACCTCGGCGTCGTGGGCGGGGAAGCCCTCGCCTG CATGCTGGTGACCTACCCGTGGACCCAGAGGTTCTTCACGGAGTTCGGCAACCTCTCCAGCGCCCAGGCCATCCTCGGCAACCCGCGGGTGAAGGCGCACGGCAAGAAGGTGCTCACCTCCTTCGGGGAGGCCGTCAAGAACCTGGACAACGTCAAGGAGACCTTCGCCAAGCTGAGCGAGCTCCACTGTGACAAACTCCACGTGGACCCCGAGAACTTCAAG ctTCTGGGCAACATCATCGTCATTGTCCTGGCGGGTCATTTTGGGAAGGAATTCACCCCCGCCTGCCACGGGTCTTTTCAGAAGCTGACCGCGGTGGTGGCCCATGCCCTGTCCCGCCGGTACCACTGA